The DNA segment CTGGGCCGTAGCTGTTTGTAATGTTTTGAAACCAGAGTTTATAGTCACTCTGCCACAAGGTGAAATGGCAAAGATCCCCTATCCCGGGCGATTTCTTGCAGACCTCTGGAGGTGCCATATCCGATTTAGTAACTCAAAACACGAGCATGTTAATCAATGTGTCCTGCTTACACCCTTGGAGTTTCAAACGGGTCGTATTGGGGTGAGGCCGGTAAGGAGCAGAGTTGAATTTCTCAGGGAACCGCTGCCGCACCCCAAGCAACCCACCACGCCGGTAGAGAGCGTGATTGACGTCACTTCTCAGCCAGAGCCAACTCCAAGGAATACACCTTCTGTTGAAGATTGGaattatagttatattttATCTGGCTTGCTTATCTTGtatattttacttttttcCCACTTTTTATACTTATGTTTTATTTAGCTTAGTTTTCTcttatatagtatttattttattttttatataatatacaTAATGTTATTTATATACCCTTAAATTCTCCCTTATGGATTTTATTTCCctattatcttataaaagttaaaatcTCTAGTAGGAAAGTGTTCCTAAGATCATCAATAGAGGAGGGgctaagatatatataatactagcTACTAAGTGCTAATAAGATGATGCTCTTGTAAGGAtcctatataatattaatgGAATAAGTAGAGAGACTACTACTTTTAACTTTTATAGATAGTAAGTAATCTACTATAATACTATCTATAATAGTAGTATTTAAGCATTTACTTAGTGTTACTGAATAAAAGATCTTAATTCTATAGACTTAATTAAGAGCaattataattagaatatagcataatatataagttatagtTTTAAGTATTAACAGCTTAGCTATTTGccttataaatactaataatttaataatagcttaaaatactttaattaatattttctTATACTTCTATTAGACTATATCTTAAAATTGATTCTATTTAGTACTCTCTTCTATTTACCttctatataatagtataaatGTCTATTtctaagaatattattaacttaatCTCCTTTAGTCACTTTTAGGCTATactaatactatataaatGCTTTCTTATCTAGAAAGCTCACTTAACTAAAATAAGTGCATTACTGAGTACAGTGCTCAGTAGTAGGCTATAGTGTCTAATAGAGCCTATAAGGTATAGGACATAGCTCTACTAAAGAAGCCCACTATACTTTAAGTTGAATGGAAGAAGTCTACAATTTTAAGGCTCTTAAACTGACTGTAGGGCCTAATTTAAGACTAATCTCACCCTCTTACTATATGTATACTGAAGCTTATAGGTTTGCTTATAAGGATGTAGTGGAGCATTAAGAAGATAGCGTACAGGGTCCTATATAGCAGAATTATATAACGCCTGAGTCATAGATGTTATTCTAGAACCTAGATACTGAGAAACATAGCGCAGGAGTAAAGAAGCGCCCTTCTAAAATTAAATCCTTCAGTGCTACAGTAAAGCGGCGTTGAGTTATATAAACATTACGAGCTTATAACGCTCCTATCATCACCCTTTTTAATCTCTTATCAGTTACATAGTATTACCTCTGCAGCCCAGCCATGCCACCAGAATTGCTAATTCAGTTTCTTGCAACTGCACAGATTAAGGGGATTTGGGTCATATACCTTGTATATACCAAGCAGTATGGTGGGACATGCTGCTCAGAATGTTCCATTATCTCGACTTCACCTGCCATCTTGCTGTTTTATTGATGAACATAATTCAAAGTCTGTATGTGCTGATCTTTGATTTGTTGTATTTACTACGCTTTTAGCAGTCTACCTCAGTCCTCTCTAAGAGCAGTATCACTCTTGTACTTCTTAGGCAGTAGAGGAGTTACATGCCCTCTAGgttataactaataagtgtataataatatctaaaatatattaatataagctcAATTGTATAGAACTCTGAGCTATTCTTAGTATGCTGCAGTATGTGATACTTCACTTTAAGATATTGAGATTTTAAAAGCTTTAGTTAGGCTAGGATAACTCTTAGCTGTAGCACTCagtttatatacttaaaaaGTAAAGAACAGCTTATGAGACACTTAATCTGGGGATAATCTCTAAATctatatcttaataaggaAATTGATTCAATAGGACactatatatttatatagtGACATTCTTCTGATAGATGAGGGTAAAGTAGGTGTTAGATGAAAGGATTAGAGTTAGGAGCCTCTTAATAGAAATAAGATATAGAATCTAGAGAGAATGAATATTGACGGAATATTCTGTGCCAACAGCACATGCGTATCGCTGCACCAGATGTTCCCGAAGACAACCCGCCCCCCGATGTGCTTGAGGACGAATCAGACTATACTCCAGCAAGTAACTCCCACCCAGCTGTACTTGCTATGTGGGAAGTGATTCATGAGGGCGAAAGATGGAAAATGGACTTCATCTGGAAAATCCACAAGGTAGAAGGAAAACCGCGAGACCCCATTGCGAGAAGAAAATGGCAAGAGTTAGAAAGCGAGAGGCCGGGGCTATATGATATGATAAAGAAGGAAGATAAGTTTCTATAATGCTTTCAGAAAGAGAAGTGAGAGAAGCAATATGGCGACAAAATGGAGATAGAGATGCTTGAGAAATAACGGCTTCAAGCAAGGCAGGAGTATTCATCTGCCTGTCGTGCAAATGGACATGAGAGATGGATTGAGAAAGGAGCCACGGACAGGGAGATCGAAACACCCGAGGAAGAAATGGCAGATGGCCCTAGTCTCAGCTCGCAACCAGAACAGGATATACCAAAAGAACTCCCTGAAGTTGAGACGCCTGATAaaagacgaggaagacgacTCTACCAACAGCTCGGAATCGGAAGAGGAGATCCTACTAAGATACCCCGAGATCCCCGACAGCTATCCCAATGACGATCTGGAGGCGTGGCGTACAAGAGTGAGAAGGGACATCGAAGATCAATAACTCGGCAAAGACGATTCAGATGCCTACTGAAAGAGCCAGGTAAGATTGATGTACGAAGAGAACTTCCAGCTCTTCACGATAAAGATAGACCATGATGCATATGTAGAGGAGTACAAGTAATATCATATAGCTCTGCATTTCCCCAGATGCAATGGAGCAATAGATGAAATAAGGCGCCGCAGAAGACTCCATCGAAAGAAGGAACGAGAACTTGCTGACACAGGCGGAGAGAGGCAGCCACGCGAGTTCTGCGCCATGTGGGAGGAGAAAATCGTTGAGGAGGGGCAAGCACAAGGTTTGGACGAGGAACACCAAAACATGTGGAGAAGGATAAGGGAAAATGAGTTGAGGGAGAGAAAGCCGGCGCTTTGGAGACTGTTGATCGGGGGGATGAGGAGAATTACTGGTTGGAGGAAACAAGAGAAGAGGCAGAGTTGAGTCGGAATGTCTTGGCGGAGGAAGCAGAGGCAGCATTTGATACTCAAAGATAAGAGAAATTGAGTCAATTCTGAGGTTTGAAATAAGCATTATTGATATAGTAGTTGTTAAAATATGGTATAGTATCTTTATCGTGCCTTAGAAGGGCTATTTACTATCGAGCCTTGTGGCGAAAGCTAGTCTTTTTTATATTTGATTTagagaagagggaaaagaTAAATAAGCCCATAAAGAGAGCTTTTAACAATGTGAGGGGCTGCAAGGATGCACACAGAACCGTTGGGAAGTTCATATCTTGTCAGGGATAGTACGACAGACGAGCTGCATGACTGGCTTCAACACCCGCAGTACTAAGCCGGTCCCATAGGATCTTATAGGATCCTAATGAGACGATACCGGTCTACCTGGTCGGAATTTTTGATTACGTTGCACAAGACGTCTTGACTTGTAGAGCGATCATACTCTTCTCGAACTGGGTCCTTCAGACACTTCAGAGCTGGAGAAATAAGAACGCGTCTCACATTATCCAGGGACAGGTTCTTGCAATCTACAGCATGATATGAGTGTCTTTACCGACACAGAGAGACACTTTATACTATTGATCCATGCCTCTAACAAGGGCCGGGCAGgtggaaaagaaagaggatTGGTTACATACCTACACGCGGGACGGTACTGGTATCGCTATATGGCTTGGCGAGGTTATCGAGTGGTGACATATGTATATTTCACTATCATGGAGAAGAGCTGCATGGTACTATCCGAATCAGTATTGGCCGATCTATCACGATGCGCTAACTCACGAACAATGCACGTTCTCGTTGTTTGAGAGTGTGTTCCTCTAATTGTCGCTATTGGTGCATATTGTTTAATCCTCATATTTTACCCGTTAAGTCTTTGTGTATAGGGACCTTTTTAGGACCGCATAGGACTAGCGGCTGAAGGATAAACATGTTCAATGACCAGCGATATAAAAGACTTCGATGGCCCTATGGGCTGTAACTCTGTCACATGTCCCTTGTACCCCGCACACTGACTTAACAACGGCCTCCCCACCGAGTAACTACCTTCTATTACTAGAATAGGAGTAACACCAACTCTCGAAAAACTAACTCTAAATGCACTATGATGGAGCCTGTCTTCCCTTCCGAGGGGTTTCGAATTGGGGATATAGCTGAATATACCGAGTTTATGAGTTGTAAGGCAAACAAAGCCAAGATCTCTGATGTCCAGCAGGAAGGCATGTCAAGAGATGAGTCAGATGGAGACCAGTCAGCAACTCTTGATGGAGGCTGGTCCAACATCAATGAGAACGAAGTTGAGTCAGTGGAAGACAAGTCAACAACCTCTGAAGCTGACTGGGTCCGTATCAATCATAGTCACGCTGAATCAGATAGATACGAATTAACGAGTACTGAGGAGCCTAACCCACCAATTCCAGAAAGAGGAGCAGATCGAACAATGGCAGAGATTGGCATAATGAGAGATGTCTATTTGCATAGTATCAAGCGGTTCAGAATAGAGAGACCTGGGTACAGCGCACCGGAGCACACTGAGAACACTGCATGAAAGTGATCTACAAATAGTGTCTTCTTATCTGGATTCTCTAGATCTGCTTATTTTTCTAATGGAAAATAGTAGTGAAAACATGGGCGACGATGGTGGGCCATTCGATGACCAAGTAGTCCGCTTACAAGAGGTTGTAATGTACATTATAGACCGACAGTTCCAACCTGACTTGACGGCTGGGATAATATTTGGGGAAGATGAGGAGCAGGATGTTGACTCGTTTTGGGAAGGGGACTTTCTCCTTAACCAAACCTTATAGTATTACTAGGTAAGAATAAAGACATTAGGATTTGGCATACGAGAGTACATGTTTCTTCTTGTCTGTTTTTTTCTTACGTGTCTTGCCGTTTTCGTTTATGATAGCTGGTGGAAAGCAAGGACGGTGTTTGCTGATTTTCATATTTATAGTTAGGAATAAAAGACAGAAGGTTTGCTTTATTTTTTTCGCCAAGATCCTTGCTAGATGGAAAATATCGAGTCTCTTTCGGGAATTACATACAGTCATCCCATTCCCTAGCCATTGCTTGTTATCCGTCCTTCTATAGTTTTGTCCAACCCCCGTACCTATATTTGCTGTGTTGGGCTCGTTGAAGAGTCTGTGAAGTAGTTTAATTTTGTCGTTGAATCCGAGAGATTATCGGTGTCATCACTGTCACCATGCAATAACAAGATACAGTCTCAGTGTTCACAGGAGCTATTGATGCTAGACTACTGATGGTCTGCTGAATTAAATCCTGGAAGCTCCCAGTTTGTGTATGGCTCTTCAACAGCCTGATGTCCTCTCTTGAGTCAAGCATACATTAGCAAACGTCAAGACTATTCCTGTAGCAAGAAACCTCCTTCACCCTTTCCAGTGAAATGTCAATCCTAAGCCCAGTATGGACAGAAGGTCTCGTAATCTCCGTATGCAGTGCAAGCTCCACCAGACTTCCTCCGCACTATAGGCAGTTAGTATTGGCTACTATGGTTGGAGCAGGGTACTGACAGAAGTAAGTTGCTGGCTATTGCCATTGAATACTCTTCCACAGAGGAAAGTCGTATGTAGCATCCCTTTGACTGTGTACGACAGAAGTCTCCCGCCTGCGCTGGTAACGCAGGTCTATTCGGGTGTTAGGATGATAGTTGACATCTCGATAGACTCAACTCACGCCACTGCATCCGCCATTTGCGGCAGGGCAACCATTGTTTTTGCCGCGGGCCTCGATTGGGTTGGCGCAGACAAGCCCCAGGGGAAGAAAGAGCAGATACTTTGGGTTCATATTTGCGATGGACGATGGGATCTTTGGAATTTGGTCGGTGCTGTGTAATATTGCTACGGGTGTCGCAGAGAGAGGCTTGTTGGATTGTTgatatagtttatatatccattttaagtttataaagcTCGtaaaactatattaatatacaTTATAATCAGCAGACGAATATAATAAGGTTCAAGTCTAAACGTAATTTCTGTCCTGTCCGAAACAAGCTAAATCGGTTATTTAGAAATAAGCTTCTTAAGAAACGAAAACCCCGGCCTGTTAGAGATAGTTGCTGTGAGGTAATTGGAGGATAATTTCCAGTTCATAACGACCCGTTTATTCTCAATTATTGTTATCATATATGTCTTTCCCCACCAATAACAGGCAGCTGAATCTAGTCTCGGAAAGTGCCGATCGCAGCTGAAGGCTTGAATTGTCGGCGGTAAATGTCCATTGATGACGCGGCGGCCAAAATCTTACCTATAGAGTTTACTGTGGCATTGACGGTGTGTCTTGCAAATTCCACATTGGAGATACCAGAGGCCAAATATGGACAATAGTCGGCAAATAAGCAAAGTCCTCCTAACTATGTTCTTGACTTCGAGCTCTATCCCCGTGCTTTCTGCGATACAACGTGTTGCAACAGGACAACGGACCCGACCGTAGAAGTTCATAAGCAGAATTGATCTTGCGCTTTTTAATCAGTCAGACAGCCAGAACGAATCAGTGTAACGGATGCCGTGTCGATCCATGGCTGTGTTGGCCAATCATTATCGTGACGAGCTTACCTGATAGTTACATGCTTAGTGTTTGGCAACAATACTCGGGGATATGGCTGTCGCTCATCAAGTAGGACAATGATTGACATGCGCACGGTCTCGGTTTCTGCCGAATGTGGAGTACCACCTGAGAATCAGAGTGCTGTTCCTGTATTACAGTTGTTTATGATTACTTCACACCACGTTTTACAGAATGGAAGGGTAGATTTGTTACAAAGATGGCAGCGCGAGGCTGATATTATTCCACATCGCATTTTTTACACTCACATAAACTCACCATGGCTCACAACGCCTGCACTGCTTGCAAAGCGATCTTATCATATATTACTCTGATTGCACTTGGGGTAGATGACCCGTATCCTCTTACTATTCTGACTCTCTAATTTTCGTTTTCTTCTTACACAAGTACAGCTCCTGATTGTGAAGGCCAAGACCTTCCCGTATCGATCTGCTGTCCAACAAAGCTTCATGTTTATGTATGCCGATTCGAGACGAATCAGCCCTGGTACGTATCTCCCCAGCCTTCCAAACGGAGACGTCGTTGGAAGAATCTACCCTTCAGATGATCGATCTTCGTATCTCCCCAGAAAAACCTCAAATTCCGGCATCGATCTGGGCCAATTCAAAGGGTTCCAGGACGCTTGAGATGCACCCAATCCCNNNNNNNNNNNNNNNNNNNNNNNNNNNNNNNNNNNNNNNNNNNNNNNNNNNNNNNNNNNNNNNNNNNNNNNNNNNNNNNNNNNNNNNNNNNNNNNNNNNNNNNNNNNNNNNNNNNNNNNNNNNNNNNNNNNNNNNNNNNNNNNNNNNNNNNNNNNNNNNNNNNNNNNNNNNNNNNNNNNNNNNNNNNNNNNNNNNNNNNNNNNNNNNNNNNNNNNNNNNNNNNNNNNNNNNNNNNNNNNNNNNNNNNNNNNNNNNNNNNNNNNNNNNNNNNNNNNNNNNNNNNNNNNNNNNNNNNNNNNNNNNNNNNNNNNNNNNNNNNNNNNNNNNNNNNNNNNNNNNNNNNNNNNNNNNNNNNNNNNNNNNNNNNNNNNNNNNNNNNNNNNNNNNNNNNNNNNNNNNNNNNNNNNNNNNNNNNNNNNNNNNNNNNNNNNNNNNNNNNNNNNNNNNNNNNNNNNNNNNNNNNNNNNNNNNNNNNNNNNNNNNNNNNNNNNNNNNNNNNNNNNNNNNNNNNNNNNNNNNNNNNNNNNNNNNNNNNNNNNNNNNNNNNNNNNNNNNNNNNNNNNNNNNNNNNNNNNNNNNNNNNNNNNNNNNNNNNNNNNNNNNNNNNNNNNNNNNNNNNNNNNNNNNNNNNNNNNNNNNNNNNNNNNNNNNNNNNNNNNNNNNNNNNNNNNNNNNNNNNNNNNNNNNNNNNNNNNNNNNNNNNNNNNNNNNNNNNNCAGTGAAGCCCCCAGAATGGACTCATTGTGTACGGAGGAAAATGGGGTGGCAAATCgatgttgtgttgttgtgGGTGATAGAAAGTACTTAGGATATGCGGGATTTCACAAGGAAATCAAGGTATTTTCGAACCCCACCTAAAATATTCCACGATTTCCACATGTGGAACATGTGGAAGGGGCTTCGTGGCGTGGATATGGAAATGCTGAAGCCCACGTGGAATGGAATGGAATGGATATGGATCCACATTATGGATCCATATGTGGATTTCGTGGTATGGATTTGAACCCTGCCAGTGATCAACATGACATAAGCGCGACTGCTGCCACTGATATCTCTGATCGCTGCCGGCCCCCAAGTTCCTTTGTCCGCAGCAATGCAAGACAACTTGGCGAATATTGAACGATGCTGCACTTTTGACGTCATTCTCAAGGGCAAAAATAGCATTCTGAATCCCCCCAACTCAAGTTGTGAgaattttctttctttcatcAATTATCATTCATCAATTCTTTTCCTTATGCCCTTTCCTTATTGATCGTATTGCTCTTGTATTGTTTCTTTTCTAGTGTCTTGGCATACATCATTGATTCAGCGTCTTTGTTACCATGAAGTTTATTACATCCCTTCTCTCGCTATCTTTGTTTCGGTTGACGCTCGCTCAAACCTGTCACTATCCGAATGGTACGGAGGCGCCCGCCAGGTACAAGCCATGCCCCTCTGCCAACACAACATATTCTATTTGTTGCTCGACGGATAAAGATGCTCGATGTTTACGAAATGGTTTGTGCTCATGGGTTGGGCACTTTGACTTTCGAGGTGCCTGTACGGATGAGGACTGGAGTGGTTGTCAATCAATATGTCCAAGGGGTAAGAACTACTTTGAATCCATGCTCTCATAGAACTAAGCGATAGCCAGCTCTGAATGGTACTTGGGTACAGGTTAAGGAGTGTGCGTCGAATGAATTCTGCTGCAATCTAGATCAGAAGAAGGACTGCTGCAAGAACGGCGCAAAACGATTTCCCCTCAAGGCCCCGGAACCATCTTCCTCTGCCTCTGAAAGTTCATCCCCATCCGAATCTacctcttcttcaagcactCCCGTAGGAGCTATTGTTGGCGGGGTCATTGGTGGGATTGCTGCTTTTGCCTTCTTGCTAGGTCTTGGATGGTGGTTCCTCCACCGAAAGAAACAGGCAGAACAAAGCGATGTCACACATGCATACGCAAGCACGAAATCTGAAGCGGATGGACTTACTCCAAAGGTTACCCCGTCTCCCAAGCCTCCACTAGTAGAGGCCGATGCAGGGCCAGGACAGGTATTGGTGGAAGCGGATGCCCAGCCTTCCCAGCGTAGGTCTCTCCATGAGCTACCAGCATAGACCTTATCCCTGTGTAAGAAGAGGTGGAGGAGGCTAGGCAACATGATGAAGCACAAAGTTTGTTTGCTCTTACATCAAACTACTCTCACTCTCGGCGTTGACTGGGTCGATAGGAGGCTGGCTTGTGCCTCAGTCTTGCGGCGGAAATATTGTATCATTACATAGCCTGAAATTGATACACAAGCGCCTTTTGGGTCGAAATATCACCCACCAGCGCGAATCCCAGCCCAATGCTGTTACGATTACACGTCAATCATGAATTAGGATTGAGAGCTTCCAAAAAAAGGATTATCGATATGCATGACTCGAAGTCTACCCTGCCCACGAAAAGCTAAACAACTAGCTCACAGAAACAAcaataatactaagtaattCGAGAATATTTCACTCTTCTTGCTCGTATCTGGAGGCCCGTTAAGCTATAAAAGTTTCTCAGTATCGTCCAAATCATCAAAGTCACATCGCCTTATTCCACAACTCCTCTTCAAgacccttcttctcaaacgTCACTGGCCAAACGATCTTAATCAACTTCCCTCTTACATCCTACCATAACCGGGTCTTTATCAACTTAGCCCACACTCTAATAAGACCTAGTAATTTCAAGCTCAGCTCATCCATCTATACATAATAACTAATCATTCTAATATGAACTAAATGGATGGTTATTATGAATACTTTCTAAAATCAAAATGCCTAAGCCTTGGTATACACTACTGAGACGACTTCGAGGATATTCTCATATACTATCAAAGCACGCACAAACCTTCATGTTTACCGACCAGGCAACGCCATAAAACAACAAAATCTTATAATCAAATCATCCACCTTGCCGTTTATCTCCCACTTAGTAGCATATACATAATATCCACCCTTCACGCCTGTAACCTCATAAATCTGCCCTATCCTAAGGGAGAAAGCCGCTGATTTAACCAGCCGGTTACTATTTCTAGGTCTAAAAGCTGCCCCTTTAGCTAAGATACTGCAGTATTAATATCGCATAGTTTAAAGACTCTCCCTCCTATCTGCGCTGCTAACTGCACCTACTAGCTAAGGactatagtattataattctTAATAGTAAATCGAATTTTATGTTAAAGGAGGTTAAAGTATTCTAAGTGGTAATTAACCTAGAGGAAGGTTagtaagattatataagggAGCTTTGCAAGGCCTTAGATATAGTAGAGCTCTATAATAAAAAAGTTCTATAGGTTTTTATTATTAGGCTTGTAAATAAGGACGGCAAAGATATGGTTatagcctgctataaggtaattataggCTATATTTATCCCTATAGATTAATTAGTAATCTTATTTTAGAGTAGGAGATAAGgtagatttatattaatagttatacctagtatataatacttaaggTTCTGGCTAGAATATGAACAGGGGAGTAAGATTCTCGTCCCTCTTATTGCTTTAAAGCAGAGCTGTAATTACTACTATTAGCTTCTGCGGAAGATGTAGATGGTTGTAAGCATGTTGGAGGTTGCAGAGTTATGACTAAATCTTAAAAGGCAGTAGTAGCTTGATCATTAGCTGTTACTTTAGCGC comes from the Fusarium oxysporum f. sp. lycopersici 4287 supercont2.46 genomic scaffold, whole genome shotgun sequence genome and includes:
- a CDS encoding uncharacterized protein (At least one base has a quality score < 10), translating into MNPKYLLFLPLGLVCANPIEARGKNNGCPAANGGCSGTCVTSAGGRLLSYTVKGMLHTTFLCGRVFNGNSQQLTSVMRRKSGGACTAYGDYETFCPYWA